From the Mus musculus strain C57BL/6J chromosome 10, GRCm38.p6 C57BL/6J genome, the window GGAGTGTCTGTTAGGAGCCCACAGCTGACATTACTGTGTGCTATGCCTTCTCCTTAACCTCCGGCAAGACACAAGCATCCGGATACTCAGCCGACCAATCCCAGACATCACTGGGGGAACGGACGTTCTCATATCCAAGCTAAGCCCATGAGTTGCAGAACCCATGGATAGCTTTGGAAACTATGAAACTCATACAAAGACCTTCTGAATACTTCAGGAATGGGTCTGTCCCTGCTCATCTGCAGACCTTTCCAGTCCCTAGCAAACATCTCTGCAGAGATTCACAGGTTGCTTTTAAATTGAATGTGTGATTGTCTTAGACCCATAATCACCACGAGAAAAGAAAACGAAGAAAGGCGGACAATTCACACTtcccaataaaattctcccatAAGACAACAGTGAGCCTTCCCATCGGTCCTAACCTCTAAGTAACAAAGAGAGCAGATAGATGTCACTGCCCCAGCTATGTGCTCAGTAAACTTATAGGAGGGGGAGGatagggaaagaagagaggagagacggGGAGAGAGCAAGCGAGTGAGCATGTTTAACCTTCACTACCCACATACAAGCAGAATGTCTACATACCCTAATGTGAGGCAGATTTTCGGACCAACTCAGTAAGAGCCAGGCTTCGCGGGCACTAAACTCTCATATTTAAACCACACTGGCATGAGCCAGGTATGGTTGGTGATCCACTCCTatgatcctagtacttgggaagtggaggcaggaggatcgggagTTCCAACTCATCATCAGCTAAACAGTGAATTCcaggggtagcctgggctacatgagaccttgtgtgtcttagtcaggatttgtaTTCCCCGCACAAAAtatcgtgaccaagaagcaagtaggggagaaaagggtttattcagctgacacttccacactgctgttcatcaccaaaggaagtcaggagtggaactcacacagggcaggaacttggggcaggagctgatgcagaggccatggaggggtgctgcttactggcttgcttcccctggtgtgctcagcttgctctcttatagaacccaggaccaccagcccagggatggcaccacccacaatgggccctcctctCTTGATCACTTATtagtgccttacagctggatctcatggaggcatttcctcaagggaggcctttttctctgtgataactccagcttgtgtcaaattgacacataaaaccagcctgTACATTGtgtcaaaagaaaaaagtttaaggggagattttatatatatatacatatatacatatatatatgcatatatatgtatatatatatacacacatatatatgaaagccttttatatgttttattatatattatattatgtattgcatattatacattatatacttATATTGTAATTATATCATGTATCATATATAATAGACGTAGGATGCCTGGGCAGAAGAGAAGCAGGTAAGACGCTCAGCAGGAAATGCCGAGCACACAGTATAGGAGCCGCACAGCCTGTTAGGAGGACTGAGATTAAGAAGCCCAGTGTGCAGAGTACAGCCTCTCACACTGTGTGTAGAATGCTCTGCGGACACAAGGCCGCTCGGCAGATGAGCCCACTAAAGACACCCAGCTCAGCATCAGCCATTAGAGAGCGCACCCCACCACAAATACAGAGAGCAGAGAGTGTTACTGAGTCACACTCCTGTGGAATGCAGATGGCCTGCCCCTCAGGGGGAGTGCATCCTGAAAACAAATGTTCACCCACCACCTGACCCAAGAAAGCTACACAGAGTATTTACTTTACACAGAGTcttttagagaaaagaaaactcattATCACatgaaacaccaaacacaaacatTGTCCTGGCAGCTTTATTCATGTCTGTGGTAAACAGGGGACAATCAAAATATTATCCATCAGTCACTGGATGGATACACTGTGACAGATCAATACAGTGGAATATTATAGAGCCATAAAAAAAGAGGTCTGCATGCAATAATTGGTTGAATCTTGAGATCcgaaacaacaaaaatggattAAACTGAGGTGGGGGAAGAGGAGTGGGTCTGGCGGATGGTGGCTTCAGGTGGGCATGCTAACTTGCCCCTGCAGGCTTAGGAGGGTCACTAAGGGTCTCCTACTGTCCCTGGTTTTAGCTCTTTCCCAGACAGGACCTCTCAAAGCCTATTGCTAAAGCCCAGCCtgtttccctcccctctcctggtGTTACTCACCCTGTCAACCCACAGCCTCAGCTCAGCTTAGTATCTATCCTACTAGGCTGCTGGGCTGTCTCAGTACCCCCAAGGTGAGGCACAGGTTCTCAGCCCATGCGAGCACCTGGCACACTGTTAAGTTTCAGGTGCAGAGGGGCACAGTCCCCACAAATGAGGGACTTTCTCCAGGGCTTCCCTTCTCTGATGCTGTCCTGGGAAGCTTGTGTTCTGGAAGAATCTATCTTCTTCTAGTTTCCCTTACTGTCTCATTCTCTGCAGACCTGTGCCATCTTGAcactcaggcagatctctgctgtGTTCAGGGACATTTTCTCTGGCAGCTGCATCTACAGCCAGCAGGCTTCACAACTTTACCTGCCCACTTAGGCTGGAGATCCTGCCTTCCCACTGCCCAAAGGTGCAGCCTGAATGAGAGGCATATGGTATATGCACAAAGCCAGACCCAGCATGGGTGAGCCTCCACTCAGAGGACCAGGCACCACAGCACCCTAAGgtgctgtcagcatttggaacTCAGAAGGAGTAACACTTCTGTAAATAAACAGATTAACAAAGGCTTTCAGGAAGCAGCTCAAAATACCCACCAGGAAGGAATGTTCTAGTGGCTTCCAGCTGAAAAACATAGCCGGTCTGGTATAAAAGCTGACAGCCTAGcatgtaaaacacacacagtCTCATACACAGTCCCACACACATTCAACACGCTCTTACCGCCCAGCCAACACCGCCATGGCTGCCTCCACCATGTCCGTCTGCTCTGACGCTCGCACCAACTCCTCCTGGCAGGTGGATGACTGCCCAGAGAGCTGCTGTGAGCCCTGCTGCTGTGCCCCCAGCTGCTGCCAGCCCTGCTGCTGTGCTCCAGCCCCCTGCCTGACCCTCCTCTGCACCCCAGTGAGCTGTGTGTCCAGCCCCTGCTGCCAATCTTCCTGCTGCACACCCTCATGCTGCCAGCAGTCTAGCTGCCAGCCAGCTTGCTGCACCTGCTCCCCCTGCCAGCAGCCCTGCTGTGTACCTGTTTGTTGCACACCTGTCTGCTGCACACCTGTCTGTTGCAAGCCTGTCTgctgcaagcctgtgtgctgcACACCCATCtgctctggctcctcctcctgctgccagCCCTCCTGCTGTGCTCCTGTGTGCTGCAAGCCCTGCTCCAGCCTGTCCCTGCTGTGTCGCCCTGTGTGCAGACCTGCCTGCTGTGTGCCCACCTCCTCCTGCTGTGCCTCCTCctgccagcccagctgctgtGGCCCAACCTCTAGTGTGTCCCTGCTGTGCCGCCCTGCCTGCTCCAGACAGGCCTGCTGTGGACAGAAGTCCAGCTGCTGAGGGCCTGTTCCTGGTGCCAGCTGGCTCTGGTCTCTTCCTGAGGCTCCTCTCAGCTTTTCCAGTCTGACTCTGACTTAGGATAGACTCCCTCCAAGATGGAGCCCCCCAACTTGTCCCTTGTGACTTGACCTCTCCTCCTGCTTTTTAGGAGACCCGCTGATCCTCTGGGACTCTGTCTTTCCTGTCCCTTTCTTCTGGTTGCTTGCCCCCAACGCCAGCCTGTCAGCAGCCCATGGCTTCAATAAACGTTTTTAAAGACCTGGATCTCCTCTCATGCTCTGGAACATGTGGTTCAAGTAAATGTCCATCTCCTTAGCCAGGAATGTTTCTAGGAGGGAAGGACTGGGCTCAGCAATTGACAGGTGACAGTAGCCACCTCCCCTGGAGGTCACTGGTTGTTTGAATGAAAGATGTCTCAagtaggctcatgtatttgaagacTTGGTCTCTGATGGACGGTCCTTTTTGGGGGTTGTGGATCTTTTAGAGGGTTGCTTGAGGATGTAAGTAACTGGGGGCAGGTTTCTGGAGCTGATAGCTTTGGCTGGGTTTGAGTTCgctttctctgttttctgctCACTCATGGTTAGAGATGCTATCCCTGGCTTCCCATTCCACTCACCAGCTGCCGTTAATCTCCCACTTCAATGGACTCCacgctaaaataaactctttctttcatAAGCCGTGGTGGttattcacagcaacaaaaagtgaTCCAAAATGAGGCTAAGGGCACAGGGGGAGCACTCGACAACTCAAACCAGTGTAAACCTGCTGTGTGTATTTAGGGGGACCTCAATCTCTATACCTCCCTGTTCTTGCTCTTCACCCCTCACTTCCTGTCAGCCAGCGGTGGCTCCTGATATCCTGGACATCCCTGGGAGGTAACATCCTTGTCACCTGCCAGCTTCCAAGCTTCACATCACTTCCTGGAAGTCCCCAGGAAACAGACTCATCCTCTTACCATTGTGAGAACTTCAGGAGCAGAAAGATCCCCTCTGTTCCCAAAGGTGACTGAACAAGAGGGTCCCGCATTTTGACCAAGGTGCACTGAGCCAACTCTGGAGACCACACAGGCCCCCTTTAGAACAGGCCCATGGGAGTGTCTTGCAGGCTCACAGGAGCAGAGCCTCACTAAAGAAATAGTAAGCATGTACACACTTGCACGCACACAATCAACTAGATGGCTTACCTTTCAGCTCTCCCGACCGCCTATGTTAGGCTAAGAAGCTAACATCTCCAGCTTGGTGAGATGTGTTAAATAAATAGCCCACAGTGTAAAGGATACTGTTAGTTTTGAAACCACAGAACCTAGCAGGCATGCTGCTTTGCTGACTGTAATAAAACACACATAACATAGAATTTACTGTGTTCGTCTTTCTGAGCCTGGCCAGCACGGAGTTCATTCACATTCTTCCTAGCAAACCCTAGCTATACTGTGAACTACTGGCCACTTGCTCCGCCCTCCCGCCCACTCACACGCCCCCCCATGTCCCTCCTTGCCCACTCACACGCCCCCcgtgcccccccccgcccctcctcCACCGGCCCCTAGCACCCTGTTGTTAGTGTCTGTGTGGATCTGAGCCTCTGGGGAGCTGCGCAGAGTGGCTTAGCAACCATCCTTCTGGCCTGGTTTGGTTTACTCGGTGTGAGGTCCTCCAGACTCCTTCAAGTTGGAGCAGGTCAGAACTTATTTGAAAACATTCTGTTATGCACATAGACTAGGTTTCTTGAACTGAGGGGGCAGAGGGTTGGTGTGAGGAGGTTCACTGAGTTCCTACCCAGAAGTGCTACTGGATAGGACACCATTAGCTCCACCCACTCTCCAGTTAGGACCACCCTCCTCCTCTCAGCTCCACCCCTCTCCTATCTCCACCCCTTCTCAGACCCTGCCCACCTTAGCTCCGCCCTCCTTCCTATTTGTCTCACCCCATTGGCCTTGCCTGTCCTTCTtggtccttccctcctccctttccttcagcTCTGCTCCACCTCTGGCCCTGCTCtccacagaagaatgaatacctgCTCTCCCTGCTGGCGGAGGAGAGGGACACGCTACTGCTCGGCCTGAGGTACTCACCCACACAGCTGCACTTCCTGTTTCTCAGCGAGGACCTGGCTGGTGCCTGGCAGACCCGTGTGTCCTTCTGGAGCCCTGGCCTCATGGACAGCCGATGGCACACTCTGATCCTGGCTGTGTCCCAAGGATCCTTTTCTCTCACCACGGACTGTGGCCTCCCGGTGGACATGTAGGTACCGGGATGCGCGCGCGTCCCAGTGATTGACCATGTTGCTAATCTGCCACTGTGCGGTGGAGGGTGGGCCCTGGGTAAGTCTCTCCCCTGCTATAGCCCCTACCCtgctaaataaatcctttacctGAGGCAGACTATGAAGAGCACCTTAGGTGCTAGCTCCAAAGGCAGGTCCCTGATAGGGCCTTGTGGGAGACAGGCTTCTATTATCAAGTCTGGGGTCATGGAGCAGCTACACAGCTCTGTGAAACGGACGGCCCCATCAGGGGTCACAAACCACCTACTTGGAGCAACTGTGGCCAAGGATGATCTGAGACCCTTGTGTTGAAAATATAGGCCAGCTCGCAGGACAgtgtggcacattcctttaatccctgcacttgggaagcagaggcaggtggatttctaagttcagagtctggtctacagagtgagttccaggacagccagagctacacagagaaaccctgtcttgaagaaaaacaaaaacaaacaaacaaaaaaacagagaataTAGGCCAGCAATAAGGGTGTGGGTTGGGCTCTGGAGCAAGGATACCCAGCACAGAGTGGAGGTAGGCTACAGGCGGAGGAGGGCTGGCTCCCTGGTACCCCCGGCCAGGATCTTAGTATACTGCAACAGAGAGTTAGGGCAGGAGGAAGCAGGGGCTGCCGAAGAGAACAGTCATCGTGACACACTGCTCCTATGCAGAAGCTCTGGTCACATGTGCCCCCTCGGCCCCCTCGGCCCCCTCTCTGTCATGCCTTCCTCAGTGTGTTCAGCCTGTATAGCAATCACAACCAGTACTTTCCAGAGCCTCCCTCTGACCCGTAGCCACtatcctgccctgctcccctactgtGTGAAAGCACATTGGGCCAGGGCCTGGATACAGGAGAAGGACCTTGAGGTTCGcctggaagtagaaaaaaaggaCCCATAGGTGTCTCCTCATCACACATTCCTGCAGGAGCTCCTGTCCTGGGGTAATGTGTCCACTGGGGACTATGAATATATATGCCATTACC encodes:
- the Gm3285 gene encoding uncharacterized protein LOC100041351; the protein is MAASTMSVCSDARTNSSWQVDDCPESCCEPCCCAPSCCQPCCCAPAPCLTLLCTPVSCVSSPCCQSSCCTPSCCQQSSCQPACCTCSPCQQPCCVPVCCTPVCCTPVCCKPVCCKPVCCTPICSGSSSCCQPSCCAPVCCKPCSSLSLLCRPVCRPACCVPTSSCCASSCQPSCCGPTSSVSLLCRPACSRQACCGQKSSC